The segment AAGTCCTCTGGGTGAATCCGGGAGAACATGAAGCGGATTCCGCCTGCAATGCACTCCTCAATGCTGAAGCCGAGCACCTGCTCCACCGCCGGGCTGATGTAGTCGTAGGTGAGCGTGGGCAGGCTGAGGCAGTAAACGGGGTCTTTGGAGTTTCCGAGAACGGTGCGGAAGCGCTCTTCGCTACGACGGAGTTCGCTTTCGGTCTGTTTGCGCCGGGAGATGTCACGCACGGTGACGACGAGGCGCACATGGCGCAGGATCTCGACCTTTCGCATGCTCACCTCCACCCAAAAAATGCGCCCGGAGACCGAACGGGCCTGCCATTCGAAAAGCTGCGGGCCGCTTTCCGCCTTCTTCATCCACTGCAGGGCCTCCTCCAGGGTATAGGGGGGAATGTTGACGCTGAGATCCGCTATGGACATGCGCCGTATTTCCTGGGCGCTGCAGCCATACATCTCACAGGCGCGCTGGTTGACCTCCAGGATCATTCCGGTGGCGGGGTCGTGGATGAACACGGCGTCGTTCAGGCAGTCAAAGACGCTGCGGAACCAGTCGTCCTGAAGCGTGACGTCCAGGTCATTTTTGGCTGCGGCTCTGGGCATGGTGGGAGTGATCATGGCTCATCAGTGGGCAGTCATTAACCGGCCTGTGCCAGTTCCAGTCGTACCCCCAGAAGGCACGGGAGACGCAGCATCCTCCGGGCCGCAGATGGAGGTAATCTCATCTGCCAGAGCCTTGAGCCCCTGCTCCTTGGAGATGAATCCATGGACATCATGCCGGCTCAGCACCGGCAGCATGTCGGCCGCTGAGTGGCTGCTCAGAACGATGACTTTGACTTCTGGAGAGAGGAGAGAAGCGCTTTGCTCCAGCAGGTCGATAGCCGAGCCGTCTGGAAGGGTCATGTCCGCCACGACCACATTGATCCGGCGCGTCTTTAAAAGCGGCAGAGCGGCGGCCACGCAATCTGCCTCAAGCAGATCATATTCAGGCAGATAAGCGCCCAAGGCGGCCCTGACCACATCACGATACATGTCATGATCCTCCACCAGCAGGATGATCCTGGAATTTCCTGAACGATTGGAATGCCAATTTGCCTGCTGCATGAATGCTCGTTAGTTTCTGAGTGTGTCTAAAATCCGCAGTAACATACAGCAAATCTGGCACGTGTAGTGTTGAAGGACGATAATGAATAATCATTTAGACCGAGCTAAATTTCATCAGCATGACGCCATGCGGCCGAGTTTTTCGTTTTTGGAAGGTACCGTCGAAGAGCGGATCGACTTTCTTGGGAGCATGGGGCATGAACTGCGCAACCCGCTTGCGAACATGATTGCACAGGTTGAGACCCTGCTGGCGGGGGTGTACGGACCGCTGCAAAACACGCAGGAGAATGCCGTGGCGGCGATCAGGGACAGCACGCAGAGAATGCTGCGACTGGTGACGGATCTAGTGGATGTGGGCAGGATCGAGGCGGGAGTGACGCCGCTGACACCCATGCCATGCCTGGTGCGCGAGTGCTTTGAGAATGGCAAGGCCGAGGTGGAAGCACTGGCGCAGTCGCGATCCATCCAGGTGGTGGCAGATGTGCGGCCCAAGGATCTTGGGGTGGTTGCGGATGCACGGAGGCTGGAGCAGATCATCGCCGAACTGCTGGTTGCGGCGCTGCTGTCCATGAAAACGGGCGGGCTACTGAAGCTGGCCATCACGCATGAGCAGGGCGGGCTGGTGCTGCAGACGCAGTGCGGAGCCGGACAAGCAGCGGGGCATGACGGCCCAGAACAGGTCCTGGGACGTCTGGGAAAAATCCGCCCCATCGGGCTGGCGCTGCTGCAGAAACTGGTGCAGGTACATGGCGGAACTTTTGTACTGAATGAGATGACGGACCAGGATTTTGGAATGTGCATCCGCGTGCCCGTGAGCAGGTCTGGAGGGAGCATTGTGGAAGAGGTGGAGGCGGTGGCGCCACAAGCAGCGGCTGTGTCCGCCCACGCAGAGTCTGCGGCACCTCTGCCTGCACCTGCTCAGAGTTCGGCGGGCTGTCGTCAATCTTTGATTCTGATTGCTGATGACCAGCCGGCCTTGGTCGCTGTGACGCGCAATTATTTTGAGAGCCTGGGATTTGAGGTGGTGACTGCCCAGGACGGAAGCGAGGCGGTGAAGCAGGCCTGTTTATTGCAGCCGGATCTCATCCTGATGGATGTGCGGATGCCTGTCGTGGACGGGCTGAGCGCCATCCGGCAGATCCGTGCGTCCGAAGATCCCAAGACGCGCGACATTGCCATCGTGAGCCTTTCCGGCCATGCGACTGCGGCTGACAAGGAAAAGTGCCTGGCCGCCGGCGCCAGCGCCTATCTGAACAAGCCGTTTGGCATTCGCGAACTGGACCGGATCATTTCGGAGTTCGTGCGCCCGGCAAGCTGAGCGCGGAGGGACTGCTGCATGAGCCGACTGTGATGCCGGAGACAAGACTCGAACCTGCACTTGTTTCCCGACCAGATCCTAATCCCTGCATCAGCGGGAAGAAAGTCAGGCCTTGGAAACGGGCCTGCAACGGCTGGCCAAAAACCGGGCTCTGCGGATCAATGGGGGACCAAGATGGTCCCCCGCCAGCAGCGCACGTCGTGGATTGCTATGCCAGGACCTTATTCAAAAAGTTCCGGGTGATCTGCTGCACGCGCTCATCGGGGCCAAACGGGCGAGACCAGTGTGACCAAGGCAACGTGTGGCCGGGCGGATGGCTGAGTCCCTGGCACCAGAAGATGGTTGCGGCATTGAAAATGAAGTTGCCTTTTGGTCCTGGGTAAACGGTGGCGGTGTAGTGCGAAGGCGTTTCTCCGCCGACCCACACAGGCCCTTCAGCAATGATTTCCAAGCCGGGGATCTCAGTCGCAGCGAGATTGTGATACTCCCAACCGACGAGGCCGGGAATGCGATCGCCTTTTTTCATCCCCGTGCCTTCGAAAATCCAGTGGCCGGGATTTGTCACGATCCAGTCGCCACCGCCATTGATGGGCCGTCCGTTGCGTGCGCCTATCAGCAGACCTTCGTCGGGGCCATGCTCCGGGAAGGGGCCGTTCTTTTCTTGACGGTCTTTCACATAGTCCTGCCCGCCGCCGTAGGGGCCGCCGCGGAACATGATGCGGTTTTCACGCCCGTCGAAGCCCGCGCGCATGGGCGTCACCCAGCATACCGCGTTGCCAGAGAGGAACATCAGATTCACACCCTCATCGCGCATCTTCTCGACACTGTGGAACTGGCGGATGTCCCAATACTCATCGTGGCCGACGCTGATGAATGTCCGGCACTTCAGGCCGCGATCTGGCGTAAGCATTTCGCTGTTGGAGCAATAGCTGACATCGTAGCCGTGCTGTTCCAGCCAGTAGGAGAGCGGCTGCTCAAAGGAGGTGAACTCGCCGGAGCCGACCGAGAGCGGGTCATTGACAATGCCGGTGTATTGCGACTGCCGCCCGTAAGGGCGGTCGAAACTCACATCGGCCCACGGGCCTTGGTTCCCCTTTGGATGCGTGTAGACTGAATAATGAGTGGGCCAGCGATTGTAGGCCTGCCAGGTGTTGTCCGAGCATTGAAACAGAATGTTCGCAGGCCGCTCGTCGCGCACGATGAAGATGACGTAGGTTTGCCAATAGGGCTTGTCAGACTGCTCCGGCAGCGTGGTGAGCCTGCCAAGATAGACGCCGCTGACCCAGTCTTCGGGAATGGCGAGTGTCGTGGTGGGTTCCCAGCGGCATTCGTGGAGGTCCTTTTCGCCCGGCTTTGGCATCGGCTGAGCCTTGCCATCGAAAGGCCCGAGCACTTTCATCAGCCGCGCTCCTTTGCCGCCGTAGTAACCGGTGCGGAAGATTTCGAGTGTGAACTTCGACTCAGGCGCTGTCGAGACCATGATGTCGATCGTCTCGCCCGCCTTTACACTCTGCCGCGAGCAGTAGCCCTCGATGAACGGCGAGCGAAAGCCGTCCGACTTGTCCAGCCGCACACGGGAGAGCTGCCAGTCGAGGGTGCCCTCCCTGGCGTTCTCCTGGGCGATGACATTGCTCCGCGCAGACTGAGCGGCTGCATGCGCCGGCTCAGGTGCCCCTGCCAGCAGGCCGCCGCCGAGTGCGGTGGTGGCAGAGGTCTTCAAAAAGGCGCGGCGGGAAGAGGTGAAGTCGGGGTCCTTGTCAGTGCTCATGAGAGGGGAAGTTGTGCTGGAGGTCGTTGTTTAAGGTCAGGCATGGGCTCATGCACGGCGATAGCTCAGCTCGGGAATGAGCCGGCCATTCGTCACGATTGGCACCGGGCGGCCGTTGAAGTCGTTGATCGTGGTCCTGGCGGAGTCGATCCCGAGGTGATGGTAGATCGTGGCGAGGAAATCGTGCGCACTGCACGGGCGCTCGATGACATCTTCGCCGCGCTTGTCAGTGGCGCCGATCACGCCGCCAGTCTGGATGCCGCCGCCTGCCCAGAGATTGGAGAAGGCACGCGGCCAGTGGTCGCGGCCTGGCTGCAGCGTGCCAGCGGGGCCGCTGGCATCTCCTGCGCCGGTGCTGCGGTCAAAGGTGATGCGCGGTGTGCGGCCAAACTCGCCGGTGACGACTACCAGCACGCGTTTGTCGAGCCCGCGTGCATGAATATCCTCGATCAGCGCGGCCACGGCCTGATCGTAGTAGCCCATACGAAAGCGCAGTGCCTCAAAGATGTGATGATCCACCGCGTGATCGTCCCACACCTGGGTGCGTCCGCACAACGGCCCGTGCAGGCTGCTGGTGATGATCTCGACGCCGGCCTCCACCAGACGCCGCGCCAGCAGGAGCTGCTGGCCCCAGCGGTTGCGACCGTAGCGGTCGCGCGTCTTGGCATCCTCATTACCGAGGTCAAAGGCATCGCGTGCCTCCGGTGCGGTGAGCAGCGAGGCGGCCTGCGCTTCAAACTCGTCCAGAGCCTGCAGCTCGTGCTGACGGTCAAACGCGCGCTCCAGGCGGTCGAGGCTCTTGCGCAACGCAATGCGGTCGCTGAGGCGTCGCGTCTCTGCGTCATCGGCAAGACCGATGTTGGGCACCTGAAACTGCGGACGGTTCGGGTCCTCGGTGACGGAGAAAGCGCTGAACGCATCGCCGAGATAAGCCGGGCCGCAGTAGGAGCCATTGATGGGATTGACGCTCGTGTAATTTGGCAGCGCATTCGTGCGCTGTCCTTCCTTCGAGCGCAAATAGTGTGCTACTGACATCCAATCAGGCAGGCGTGGCTGCGGTTTGTCCCGGGTGTCGGTGTCGCCAGAGAGCATCTGCATCGTGCCAGCGGGATGCCCGCCCGCCGTCTGATACATGGAGCGCAGCACGGTGAACTTGTCCGCGATCTTCGCCTGCAAAGGCATCAGCTCTGTGAAGCGCAGCCCGGGAACCTTTGTTGCGATCGTTTTGAACGGCCCGCGATACTCGCTGCTCGCATCCGGCTTGGGATCGTAGGTGTCAATATGCGACTGCCCGCCGGGCAGGAAGACAAAGATGACCGCCGTGCGTTCCGATTTTGGTTTGAGCGCATTCTGCGCACGCAGCCGCATCAATCCTGGCCAGCTCATGGAGGCCATGCCGCTAAGTCCGATCTGCATGAAGCTCCTGCGCGAGGTCAGCGGACCCGTGCAACGAATGCGTGGTGGTGTGGGAGGCTCCGAACTCATGGCTAGATCTACCTACGCAACAACCATGCAGGATTCCGTTCGCAGATTAACAAACCTGGCACGGTGGTCGTAAAACAGGCCTCATGGCGCGGCGTGCACGCTCTGCAGCAGCTCCAGAGCTTTGGCGGTGATCTTGACAGACGCCTCGCGCTCGACGCGATTGGTGCCGAGCCATGTTTCGTAGCCGCCGAGGTCGTGCTGACGCGGTGTGGGGAGATAGCCGTTGCTGCCTGAAGCAAGCTCGATGGTGAAGGTGTCTTTGAAGGGGCTCTTGGCTTTGATCTCAAGCCCTGTTTCGGTGAAGACCTCAAAGGGAATGGACGTGATGCCGAGATCGCCGATGCGAAAGGCTTGAATGTAAGCCTGGATCGTGTCGGGCTTGGCTCTCTTCACTTCCATCACACGTTCGGCGTAGGGCTGTTCGAGGCGGTGCACAGGCGTGGCATCTTTTGGCTTGGCGAGTACAGCTTCTGCCCACTTCACCATCTCTGGAGTCGGACGGCGAACGGCGAGCTCCAGATCGCTGGCGGCTGCTTGCAGGGGCACCCAGTCCTGATGCTTGAGGTTTTTGTGCACACGCAGCACCTCCTGCGCGAGGTCGCCTGCGACGACTTTGATCTTTTCATACGGCTTGTAATTCACCGCGGGGGTTTTGCCGCTGTAGTCGTTGCTGTTTACATCACCGCAGGGACCGTTGGGAAGGAGGCCAACGCACGGCGCTCCGAGAGACTGCTCGATGCGGCGGCAGAACTCGCCGAAATAATCTGCCGACAAGTCCTCGCGTGGCACGCCGCCGACATAGTGCAGCCAGTAATTTGCCATCAGTGCGATCTGGCGGCCATCAGTGGCCTGCAGGGAGAGGCAATAGACCTCGGGGTTCGTCGGGCCAGCGGGTCCTTCCAGACGCGGAATGAGCATACTACTCGGATTCATCACAGCGCGGTCTTGTCCGCCAAAAGGATTGGGATTGGTGACACCTTCTTTCAGAATCCAGCGGCGGTTGCCGACCCACTGCGGCAGCTTGCCCGTGCCCCAGGCGATGCGGGCAGGTTCGAGGTTGTTCAGCGCGCGCTTCACGCCATCCACCACGCGGGAGATGACGAGGCTGCGGTAGTCGAACCCTGCCTCTTT is part of the Prosthecobacter vanneervenii genome and harbors:
- a CDS encoding DUF1501 domain-containing protein — encoded protein: MSSEPPTPPRIRCTGPLTSRRSFMQIGLSGMASMSWPGLMRLRAQNALKPKSERTAVIFVFLPGGQSHIDTYDPKPDASSEYRGPFKTIATKVPGLRFTELMPLQAKIADKFTVLRSMYQTAGGHPAGTMQMLSGDTDTRDKPQPRLPDWMSVAHYLRSKEGQRTNALPNYTSVNPINGSYCGPAYLGDAFSAFSVTEDPNRPQFQVPNIGLADDAETRRLSDRIALRKSLDRLERAFDRQHELQALDEFEAQAASLLTAPEARDAFDLGNEDAKTRDRYGRNRWGQQLLLARRLVEAGVEIITSSLHGPLCGRTQVWDDHAVDHHIFEALRFRMGYYDQAVAALIEDIHARGLDKRVLVVVTGEFGRTPRITFDRSTGAGDASGPAGTLQPGRDHWPRAFSNLWAGGGIQTGGVIGATDKRGEDVIERPCSAHDFLATIYHHLGIDSARTTINDFNGRPVPIVTNGRLIPELSYRRA
- a CDS encoding N,N-dimethylformamidase beta subunit family domain-containing protein, translated to MSTDKDPDFTSSRRAFLKTSATTALGGGLLAGAPEPAHAAAQSARSNVIAQENAREGTLDWQLSRVRLDKSDGFRSPFIEGYCSRQSVKAGETIDIMVSTAPESKFTLEIFRTGYYGGKGARLMKVLGPFDGKAQPMPKPGEKDLHECRWEPTTTLAIPEDWVSGVYLGRLTTLPEQSDKPYWQTYVIFIVRDERPANILFQCSDNTWQAYNRWPTHYSVYTHPKGNQGPWADVSFDRPYGRQSQYTGIVNDPLSVGSGEFTSFEQPLSYWLEQHGYDVSYCSNSEMLTPDRGLKCRTFISVGHDEYWDIRQFHSVEKMRDEGVNLMFLSGNAVCWVTPMRAGFDGRENRIMFRGGPYGGGQDYVKDRQEKNGPFPEHGPDEGLLIGARNGRPINGGGDWIVTNPGHWIFEGTGMKKGDRIPGLVGWEYHNLAATEIPGLEIIAEGPVWVGGETPSHYTATVYPGPKGNFIFNAATIFWCQGLSHPPGHTLPWSHWSRPFGPDERVQQITRNFLNKVLA
- a CDS encoding response regulator; protein product: MQQANWHSNRSGNSRIILLVEDHDMYRDVVRAALGAYLPEYDLLEADCVAAALPLLKTRRINVVVADMTLPDGSAIDLLEQSASLLSPEVKVIVLSSHSAADMLPVLSRHDVHGFISKEQGLKALADEITSICGPEDAASPVPSGGTTGTGTGRLMTAH
- a CDS encoding hybrid sensor histidine kinase/response regulator, translating into MRPSFSFLEGTVEERIDFLGSMGHELRNPLANMIAQVETLLAGVYGPLQNTQENAVAAIRDSTQRMLRLVTDLVDVGRIEAGVTPLTPMPCLVRECFENGKAEVEALAQSRSIQVVADVRPKDLGVVADARRLEQIIAELLVAALLSMKTGGLLKLAITHEQGGLVLQTQCGAGQAAGHDGPEQVLGRLGKIRPIGLALLQKLVQVHGGTFVLNEMTDQDFGMCIRVPVSRSGGSIVEEVEAVAPQAAAVSAHAESAAPLPAPAQSSAGCRQSLILIADDQPALVAVTRNYFESLGFEVVTAQDGSEAVKQACLLQPDLILMDVRMPVVDGLSAIRQIRASEDPKTRDIAIVSLSGHATAADKEKCLAAGASAYLNKPFGIRELDRIISEFVRPAS